The genome window TGATCTTTTCCATTGTTGTTCTGATAAATAGCAAACTGACGGTCCACGTTGCAGTGGTGCAGCCAGAAGATGGGGTCGTACGCAGCCATGCCAAGATCGGACATATGGCCATAAGAATTCTGAGCAGTGCCCTTACACATTTTCCGAGTCGGGTCCAAGGTCCATCCGAGACCTCCGACCATGACGTGGATGTAGTTGTGGATCATCTCAAGAGACAGCCATCCATTTGGCTCCGTCTTACCACTATGTGCAGTAGTAGCGAACTCGGCATAGTTATCAAAGTTGGATGGAACGAAGAGGCGACTGACTTGATCCAAGATTGAACCACAGAGGCCGGTAGGAATGTTAATCGTTTTGCCCTTTTGATCCTTGACTGTCGCTTTGATAACTGCCCAATTGGGGTCTTGTAGGGCCAGATCAACCAAGTGATTGTTCTGAATACCAGCGGCCTCCTCTTTGGTCAAGATATCTTTGCTATGTTTATCGTTACGAAGGCCCCAGCGGCTGGTCCCGGAGGTATAGTCCATCTGTAAGATGAGTAATGGCCGATGAGCGTTATGCTGGGTAGACGACTTACTGGGGGGTCATTGAAGATAGTCCATTGTCCAAGACTAGAACGATCATTGAACAGAGGAACCGAACCCGTGTTTTTGAAGGTTGAGATTGCACCGGTGCTGAACTGGTAGAGCGGGTTGGAAGTAGACATAACAGTCTTGCCATCGAATTCAACGATGGAGACAGTATCTCCTCGAACAACAGATGGCACACTGGGATCCGCAGCCCAATCCCAATATGGCAATCGCCAGGTATCAGCCGCTTCCTGCCATACAGCCTGTTGATCGCCAGTGACCTGAGGCACGATATCTGAGTTCATAATCTCCCAGAGTCGCTGCTCAAACAAGAGCACATACACGCGATGCCAAGTGGGGAAAAGGATAGAGTTATGCGGACAGTAGAAATCAGGGGTACCATCCGACGACGAGTAGTTATTGTTGTAAGACTTGCTTGCTTCCATTGGGACGGGGTCATTGTCCCAGGGAATAGCAGGAAGGCCGTGGATGCCCGCGATCTGGAAGTAGGATTTGACATCTTCAAAGGGTAGGGCCTGGAAGATTTGCAAGGCTCGGATGTAGAGTGAAAATTGGATAGGGTTGTTACTTGCCCAAGCGTTGATTTCAGGGCGCGGATGGACTTGGCCGTCGGCTTTGATTCCGGTGAtgggaaaggaagagaatCCAGACATTGTAATGAAGGTAATTCTTTGAATTGAGATAAAGTGGCTGTTAAAGGTAGCATAAATGCTTACAAGAGGGATAAAGCACCATTTTATGTCTTTCTCTATCACCGGCTGGGCGGATGTACTCATAAGTAAGTAAACGTCACGACGTCGACCTACCCTTGCATTCTATGTTAGAAATATCTTACGATGCCAGCGCATGAGGGAATAGGTTCTAGGCCGCTCTATCGCATTGAAGCGGGACTGGCGTGAAGACAAGATTGAGCTATCGAACATGGCTGATAACTGGTAATTGGGTATGACCATGTCGACTTATGCTTCTATTCCCTAATAAGAACACCCTACAATATCAATGAGCGGGGTAATAAGTTCTGGATCGTTCTTATCACATCGAAGTAAGACCTGCGTGAAGAGGCAATCGATCTATCGAACATGGCTGACACAGCGGTGAATAAGATAAGGGCTGTGGGCGCCAGATGTCCTTTGATAGGAATTGAGGCCGCCTGGCCTCATGAGCCTGCATAGAGCTAGGAGCATTGAGGTAAAATCGCGGTGATGGCATGTCCTTAGCGTGAACCCTCTATCGCGTGAAGGTTGTTCATATACGGAGCCTAAAGCCGAGTACCTTCAATAGAGAAACCGATAAGTCGTCGCTGTTAGGCCCAAAGATTCTGCCACACATCACATTGCTCGCTAATCGTCCAATGGCAATTCGCTGTGAATCTATAGTTTGACTAGCTCCCTTTGTACGGCCTGTCCCGCTTCTAGACTTGGAGTTTCAGCTCTACACTAGAGCGCCATGTCTCAGAGAACAAGCCTAGACCTCGGCGTAGGAAAGCAATTCAAATCAGTCATGCTGTTTCTATTATATGTTGAACCTCAGATATTTCTGTATGGGCGTTATATCGAATTATTTATGCGATCTAGTGATTGATAAGCCTTAAACCGTACCTCCTACATTACTTCCTTTTATTTCAATGGTCCAGGATCATTCTCAGCTTGGACATTTAACTAAGAACTAGCATAAACTTTGTCAAGGGTTTAATAACAGCATGAGTTTAAGTTCCAGCCTGTGGCTTGGTTCTGGTGTTGGCGTCGAGACTATTAAGTTCTCAGCCCGCCTGTTCATggaataactatatatcatCACATGAGGACGTTGATCAAACTTCCACGAAACTAAATCTCTTACCTGGGCCGGCATTCTATCTGAGACTTCGGCTTTGATAAATGCAATATCCTATGTACTTCGTCAGAAGTACTTGTGGGCTTACCTTTTGTGGCGATATTGACTGTGCTAAGGGCTGTAGTGGATAGTCTTGTCATCAATAGAACTGTAGAGGCAGGGGGGTGGGATACCAGCTTCTCATGTGATTCTCCTTGTCACCACTGGCGTAGGGCCCGCGAATGAAAGCGACTTGACAAGCCTGTTGTCACATGTTCTTCAAGGACCACCTCCCATACCTGAGGCAGTCCAGCACCACTTGCCACTCCTCGGTTTTCCACGTTGCTTCCGGCAATAGCCCCAAGAGCAACCATAAGGCGCTTGGTAGTAACAAGCTCTTTCTTCAAATAGGCTGGCAGAAGGCGCAGCCGTCGTGTCAGGATCCaagtcctcctcttccattgGGGCCAGAGATGCTCCCTCAAGAGGATCCAAGGTTCGGTTACAGCCCATAGGATGGTCGGCGCAGAAGCGTAGCTCAGAAGGCGCTACGCCCTCGGGCAGGTCTCCTGGTGCAATACTAAGAATGCCAAGATCGCCACAAATGGCTACTGCACCAGCGGCAGGTTATGCGGGTGTTGCTGCGGAGGAGGCCAATGTGGCATAGGCAAGGGTGGCGAATGCGTGATGGAAGTACTTCAGGATGACTTGTATCTGGAAGATGAAAGTTGGTATTGAATTGAGGAGTTGTTTGTAGAGATGGAAACATTGTGGATCCAATGTGATGAGAGAAGCGAGCTTTATGCAGCTAGCTCAACGTCGACAActtttggtgatgatggcccAAAGCTTACCGCTGCTTGCGCTCCATTGAAGAAATAAAGGAATGCATATCGCTGCAGGGCCCGAGCCAGCTCTTAAAGATAGATCAGGAGATGGCctctgcagatgcagatctTTATTGTTGCAATATTTGGAGTTTACATATCTCCAAACTGGCTACGATTACGTCCTGCGTATCTTTAAGCACTGCAATTATTGGTAAGGGACAATCCATGCGTCTTTGTTTTCCTGCTCAGTTCCAAAGTTACATACAGCGGATTCTACGATGATGATACCGCCTCTGTCACCGAGCTAGCATGCTGGAAAGGCGGGCGGATCGTCGAAGGTCAAGACTGGGCAATACTGGGCGAAGTAACCTACCAAATAGCTGGTTACGAAGGTGTTGATGGCCCTGACTCCTCGTTGTGTGGCTCCTGCTGGTCACTGAGCTATGGAGATACCAGTCGATctgttcttgttctcaacAGTGCCCAAGCTGGATCAGGATTCGAGACATCGCTGACAGTCATGAACTCGCTCACGGGGGGTAAGGTTGAGCAACTTGGTCGTGTGAATGTTACTGCGTTCCAAACGGAGCTTTTGGACTGCGGGGTTGCGACTGAGCCTACagaggaggagctcaagaGGGTTGTAGGAGGGAATTGGTACTCGAACTGGTTTTACAATAATTTTAACtaagtctcttcatctttttaTGATATGCAATGAAGAACTTTATACATTTTATGATAACTTATGGTAATTTAAAGTAGTGTATAGTACCACGTCGTCACGCGGGCACCGTGCGCTCGCCTTCTGAGCTACCGAAAAAGGTCCGCCTCGCTGAAGGATTGACACCCCAAAAAGAGCTCAATCTATGTCTCGAGTCTGGCAACGTGTGGCTTGAGTAAGTCCTCAACCTCTTGTCGACGCGCTAAGGTGCAAAATGCCTAAGGCAAATTGCGGATGAATCTCACTCGCGTGGCAATTAGTCGCGATACGATATCCCTCAGGGCTCTAACCTCTGCGCGAGAGAGTTCATATGAGTGGCCAAGTCCTACGCCAAAGTCCCACAGCTGATCCTGCAGGCGGCGATTTGCCATATCCCGTCGTTTGTATGCCCTATACGCTCGCCGTGCGACGGCGTGGGGACTATGGGCGTAGGGACGGGGGTAAAAATGCCCCGTAGTACGCATTGCGCTCGTCCTGGTATTGACAGAGACAGGACTCAGGGGATAACAAAAAATGCTGCGCCATTTCGGGAGGTGAATGCGAAAACTAAAACAAGAATTTCATGGCGAGTTCAATATTTGTTGCCGATTAATTGATGAGAATTTGATGCTGGTATGGGTTGTTGATAAGTTTGAGACTGACAATAGTGGTTGTTTTGTTTTATACCTTCTCAAGCATGACTGAGACTTCCTCATAA of Fusarium musae strain F31 chromosome 5, whole genome shotgun sequence contains these proteins:
- a CDS encoding hypothetical protein (EggNog:ENOG41), whose product is MSGFSSFPITGIKADGQVHPRPEINAWASNNPIQFSLYIRALQIFQALPFEDVKSYFQIAGIHGLPAIPWDNDPVPMEASKSYNNNYSSSDGTPDFYCPHNSILFPTWHRVYVLLFEQRLWEIMNSDIVPQVTGDQQAVWQEAADTWRLPYWDWAADPSVPSVVRGDTVSIVEFDGKTVMSTSNPLYQFSTGAISTFKNTGSVPLFNDRSSLGQWTIFNDPPMDYTSGTSRWGLRNDKHSKDILTKEEAAGIQNNHLVDLALQDPNWAVIKATVKDQKGKTINIPTGLCGSILDQVSRLFVPSNFDNYAEFATTAHSGKTEPNGWLSLEMIHNYIHVMVGGLGWTLDPTRKMCKGTAQNSYGHMSDLGMAAYDPIFWLHHCNVDRQFAIYQNNNGKDQWFTGATKGTDPTPSDNLYPFHTDTKFNHWNSDGVKDWTTLGYTYPDLAPETNSSGPAPLELVQKRLTEKYGVLRRVLHEVGSTQNIEGLENDYVINIIYNRFALNGVSYSIHFFIGKESDIPESPEDYKLSVDYIGGIHTFSSNYWTRGNENGVNCENCQKQQKAHQLSKGQLPVTLALLQRALHDDKRWAEISHLGKDHVVEYMTKHLHWRAVAVSIASFLRSSWTNKSALQVPNQLLKTDDLPDLKVFFKAGKAEHPEDAAKPSKYFGYEHQWGVTKDKLGGAKPE